The region AGACGTCACACCTCACACTTCTGCCTTCTCTTGCGCGCCCTGCGCTATTCACTCATTTCCTCCTGCGCGTGGGTGTAGTATTTTTTGAGAGATTACAGGGGTGATGCAACATCAGGAACCCCGCTTTCTCATTACTTTTGTGCTGGCTATCCCCACTGGCTTTCAACAAGTTACTGAGCGACTCTTTCCGACTGGCGTTGTATGCGCAATCCCTATTTTTCCCTGCTGGGCACGGCCTGGCGGTACGCCCGTGAGGCACGCGGGCGCTTTGTGCTGATTTATGCGATGTTCGGGGTGGCCAACCTCATTTTCTCGGTGCAGCCGCTGCTGTACGGCTGGTTTGTGACGGCCCTGCAACGCGAGGGTACGGATATTCTGCGACACGTGTGGCTTTATGCGGGCGGCTACCTGGCACTGCGGGTGCTGGAGTGGTGTTTTCACGGACCGGCGCGGGTAATGGAACGTGCGCTGGCGTTTCGGGTGGGGCAGAATTTCCTGGAGGAACGCTACCATCAGGTCGTGCACCTGCCGCTGGAATGGCATCAGGATCACCACAGCGGCGCCACGATCAACCGCCTGCGGAAAGCGCACGAAGCGCTGCGCGACTTCTTTCAGGCCGGCTTTGTTTACCTCCATGCGTTGGCAAAGTTTGTCTTTTCGTTTGCGGCGATGCTGTACTTCGCGCCTTTGTACGGCTGCATCGGGGTCGGCATCGGACTGCTGATCATCGCCGTGATTTTTCGGTTCGACAAACCTTTTGTGCGTACGCTGCGCGAGGTCAACGAGCGGGAGCATCTGGTGTCGTCCACGCTGTTCGACAGCCTGTCCAACATCGTGACGGTGGTGACGCTGCGTCTGGAAAAGCGCATGGAAACCAGTCTGTTACGTAAGGTTATGGACGTATTTCCGCCGTTCCGGCGCAACATCGAAATCAACGAGTGGAAATGGTTTACGGCCCAGATGCTGATCGGACTGATCTACGCCGTAGTAACGGTCGGGTACGTGCACGAACACTGGCAACCTGGGCAGGTTTTTCTGATCGGCGGGCTGGTGACGTTGTTGGGCTACGTGAACCAGTTTACGAGTGTGTTCAACGACGTGGCGTACCAGTATACGCAGATCGTCCAGTACCATACGCACGTGCAAACGGCCGAGGGGATGCGCGAGGCCTACGAACGCCAACACCGCCCCGAGCCGCTGGAGGGACTGCCGGACCACTGGCAGCGGCTGGACATTGAACACCTGAGCTTTGCCTACCGGCAGCGCCATGCTGCGTCGGAACTTGCCTCAACCGAAGCCGCACCCCCGACCGGCCTGCATGGGCTGACCCTACGCCTGGTACGAGGCCAGCGGGTCGCGCTGATCGGCGAAAGCGGCAGTGGAAAAAGCACCCTCTTGGCGCTGTTGCGAGGGTTGTACGAGCCGCAGCCGGGCGTGCAACTGCGGGTCGACGGCCTGCCGCACCCGGATTTTAGCTGCATTACACAAGCCGTAACCCTGCTGCCGCAGGAGCCCGAAATCTTCGAAAATACCCTCCGGTACAACATCACCCTGGGCCTGCCTTTCAGTGAAGAGGAGGTGTGGGCGGCGTGCGAAACGGCACAGTTTGCCGCTGTGCTCCGGCAGTTGCCTCACGGGCTCGATACCAACATTCAGGAAAAAGGCATCAACCTGTCGGGAGGGCAACGGCAGCGGCTGGCGTTGGCCCGGGGACTGCTGGCCGCCCGCACCAGCAGCCTGGTATTGATGGACGAGCCTACCAGCAGCGTCGATCCCCGCACCGAAA is a window of Catalinimonas alkaloidigena DNA encoding:
- a CDS encoding ABC transporter ATP-binding protein, which gives rise to MRNPYFSLLGTAWRYAREARGRFVLIYAMFGVANLIFSVQPLLYGWFVTALQREGTDILRHVWLYAGGYLALRVLEWCFHGPARVMERALAFRVGQNFLEERYHQVVHLPLEWHQDHHSGATINRLRKAHEALRDFFQAGFVYLHALAKFVFSFAAMLYFAPLYGCIGVGIGLLIIAVIFRFDKPFVRTLREVNEREHLVSSTLFDSLSNIVTVVTLRLEKRMETSLLRKVMDVFPPFRRNIEINEWKWFTAQMLIGLIYAVVTVGYVHEHWQPGQVFLIGGLVTLLGYVNQFTSVFNDVAYQYTQIVQYHTHVQTAEGMREAYERQHRPEPLEGLPDHWQRLDIEHLSFAYRQRHAASELASTEAAPPTGLHGLTLRLVRGQRVALIGESGSGKSTLLALLRGLYEPQPGVQLRVDGLPHPDFSCITQAVTLLPQEPEIFENTLRYNITLGLPFSEEEVWAACETAQFAAVLRQLPHGLDTNIQEKGINLSGGQRQRLALARGLLAARTSSLVLMDEPTSSVDPRTEMQLYHELFRAFANKAVVSSLHRLHLLLQFDYIYLLDRGCIVDEGTFEDLRRRSERFAALWQYQETLPVVV